In Fusarium oxysporum f. sp. lycopersici 4287 chromosome 6, whole genome shotgun sequence, a single window of DNA contains:
- a CDS encoding endo-1,3(4)-beta-glucanase gives MFCTYVQIWLASTSDPMGDICTSRSPRDLTHIIFLFFTIWMTIDRMRIICLAIASTAMIRGINVSAQYTLSNRIDSSNFFNSFDFFDEEDPTHGFVEYVDSTTAKSQGLARVSGNGIYLGVDYKTENPPNGRKSVRIHSQKSFTHGLFIADITHMPGSIPGVWPAFWMFGPDWPFSGEIDIIEGVNTQTHNGMYLHTGPGCIVNNEGSDQSTLQIGDDCNAPGGCGQITSRSQNYGNGFNSVKGGVYATEWTSEYIAVWFFQRGSVPSDIRTGHPDPTSWGPAAARFNGGDGCHLDDHFKEHRIVFDTTFCGDWAGSPGIWDSNPETAALGDCKTYIASNPSHLREAYWLIKSIEIYQEPRA, from the coding sequence ATGTTCTGCACGTACGTCCAAATTTGGCTGGCATCTACATCTGACCCTATGGGCGACATTTGTACCTCCAGAAGCCCACGAGACTTGACGCACATCATCTTTCTATTCTTTACTATTTGGATGACCATTGACAGGATGCGTATTATCTGTCTCGCTATTGCTTCCACGGCTATGATCCGAGGTATCAATGTCAGTGCCCAGTATACCCTTAGCAATAGGATTGActcctccaacttcttcaattCTTTTGATTTCTTTGACGAGGAAGATCCTACGCACGGGTTCGTTGAGTACGTCGACTCGACCACTGCGAAGTCCCAAGGCCTTGCTAGGGTTTCCGGCAATGGTATCTATCTGGGCGTCGACTACAAAACTGAAAACCCCCCGAACGGTCGCAAATCTGTCCGCATACACTCTCAAAAGTCCTTTACACACGGTCTTTTCATTGCTGACATTACCCATATGCCTGGAAGCATCCCCGGGGTATGGCCTGCCTTCTGGATGTTTGGACCTGACTGGCCTTTCTCAGGTGAGATCGATATCATAGAGGGTGTAAATACCCAGACACACAATGGCATGTATCTACATACTGGGCCCGGCTGCATTGTCAATAACGAAGGTAGCGATCAGAGTACTTTGCAGATCGGTGACGACTGTAATGCACCGGGAGGCTGTGGCCAGATCACGTCGAGAAGCCAGAACTATGGCAATGGGTTCAATAGCGTAAAGGGCGGTGTCTATGCGACAGAGTGGACATCAGAATATATCGCTGTTTGGTTTTTTCAGCGCGGTTCTGTCCCCAGTGACATTCGGACAGGCCATCCGGATCCTACATCTTGGGGTCCAGCTGCGGCTAGGTTCAATGGCGGTGACGGCTGCCACCTTGATGATCATTTCAAAGAGCACCGTATAGTCTTTGACACTACCTTTTGCGGCGATTGGGCAGGCTCTCCTGGTATTTGGGATTCAAATCCCGAGACAGCGGCTCTAGGTGACTGCAAAACGTACATTGCTTCTAACCCTTCCCACCTACGGGAGGCCTACTGGCTCATCAAAAGCATTGAAATATATCAGGAGCCCCGAGCTTAA